One stretch of Halobacillus litoralis DNA includes these proteins:
- a CDS encoding peptidase E: MKQIIAMGGGGFSMEPENPLLDDYVLNQVNKERPKICFVPTASGDSDSYIERFYEAFKEKAEATHLSLFKPPTRDLRKFVLEQDIIYVGGGSTKNLLVLWREWGLDEIMKEAWEQGVVLAGISAGAICWFDEGVTDSYGDQLEPLECLGFLPGSCCPHYDGEEQRKPTYTSFIKAGSIRPGYALDDGAAVHFINTDPVKNVSSRKGAKGYYVRVEAEEVEENELEMTYLG; the protein is encoded by the coding sequence ATGAAGCAAATCATAGCTATGGGTGGAGGTGGCTTCTCAATGGAGCCCGAAAACCCGCTGTTGGACGATTACGTGTTAAATCAAGTAAATAAAGAAAGACCGAAAATCTGCTTCGTCCCCACGGCTAGCGGGGATTCGGACAGTTACATCGAACGATTCTATGAAGCGTTCAAGGAAAAAGCGGAAGCGACCCATTTGTCCTTATTCAAGCCTCCAACGAGAGATCTACGGAAATTTGTGCTCGAACAGGACATCATTTACGTAGGCGGAGGATCGACGAAAAACCTGCTCGTCCTTTGGCGGGAGTGGGGCCTGGATGAAATCATGAAAGAAGCATGGGAACAAGGAGTTGTCCTTGCGGGGATCAGTGCAGGAGCCATTTGCTGGTTTGATGAAGGGGTGACGGATTCCTACGGCGACCAGCTGGAACCGCTGGAATGCCTCGGATTTCTACCAGGAAGCTGCTGCCCTCATTATGATGGAGAGGAACAGCGGAAACCGACGTACACTTCTTTTATTAAAGCTGGATCGATTCGTCCAGGCTATGCGCTCGATGACGGAGCGGCTGTTCATTTCATAAACACGGACCCAGTGAAGAATGTGAGCTCACGCAAAGGAGCAAAGGGCTACTATGTAAGGGTGGAAGCTGAGGAAGTTGAAGAAAATGAACTGGAAATGACATACTTAGGCTGA
- a CDS encoding MerR family transcriptional regulator yields MYKVKEMAEMTGVSVRTLHHYDHIDLLSPSYVSKKGYRLYSEKELARLQQILFFKEMDFSLKKIKEILDAPEFDEAVALERHREILREKKKRLERLIQSVDQTLESLEGEDRMDNEDRFRPFDKSEIEAHQKKYEKEVEKRWGDTDAYRQSKQKTSQYTKEDWKKIQQEGDEIDRQLVKLMDRDPSDPDVQQLIDKKRQHITDHFYECDLGIFRGLADMYVNDPRFTKNIDKWKKGYADFLKKAMHMYCDQQEKKLIPLRGR; encoded by the coding sequence ATGTATAAAGTAAAAGAAATGGCGGAGATGACAGGGGTCAGTGTGCGCACACTACACCATTATGATCACATCGATTTGTTGTCACCGAGCTATGTAAGTAAAAAAGGCTACCGTTTATATAGTGAAAAAGAGTTGGCGCGTCTGCAGCAGATTCTTTTCTTTAAAGAAATGGATTTCTCTTTGAAAAAGATCAAGGAGATTCTGGATGCCCCAGAGTTTGATGAAGCTGTAGCATTGGAGCGCCACCGTGAGATTTTAAGAGAAAAGAAAAAACGTTTGGAGCGATTGATCCAGTCGGTAGATCAGACGCTCGAATCGTTGGAAGGAGAAGATCGTATGGATAATGAAGACCGTTTTCGTCCGTTTGACAAAAGTGAAATTGAAGCTCATCAGAAAAAGTACGAGAAAGAGGTGGAAAAACGTTGGGGAGATACGGACGCTTACAGACAGTCCAAACAGAAAACATCTCAATATACAAAGGAAGATTGGAAGAAGATTCAACAAGAAGGAGACGAAATTGATCGGCAGCTTGTAAAACTAATGGATCGTGACCCTTCTGATCCAGACGTTCAGCAGTTAATTGATAAAAAACGTCAGCACATCACGGATCACTTTTATGAGTGCGACCTGGGTATTTTCAGAGGACTAGCGGACATGTACGTCAACGACCCTCGTTTCACTAAAAACATCGACAAATGGAAAAAAGGATACGCCGATTTCCTCAAAAAAGCCATGCACATGTACTGCGACCAACAGGAAAAAAAGTTAATCCCCTTGCGGGGGAGGTAA
- a CDS encoding DinB family protein, whose amino-acid sequence MNMYCQSAFHQLEVVIASISEMVGQLSEEDLTLRPTEGKYSIGELLEHIAAIPAADGHITEGASKAEMEHFYETVSMKTKDEILERLFENFAQLKTQFENYTEEHLYTETTSWWGVTNTRFEWLVQTVAHMYHHRGQLHAMLVHTYKKDPEILLFE is encoded by the coding sequence ATGAATATGTACTGTCAGAGCGCTTTTCATCAATTAGAAGTCGTTATAGCATCCATTTCCGAAATGGTCGGTCAGTTATCAGAAGAAGATTTGACCCTAAGACCGACGGAGGGAAAGTACTCCATTGGGGAATTGCTTGAACACATTGCAGCAATCCCTGCGGCTGATGGGCACATCACAGAAGGGGCTTCAAAAGCAGAAATGGAGCACTTCTATGAAACGGTATCAATGAAAACAAAAGATGAAATCTTAGAACGTCTATTTGAAAACTTTGCGCAATTAAAAACACAATTTGAAAACTACACCGAAGAGCACCTGTACACAGAAACCACGTCCTGGTGGGGTGTGACCAACACACGCTTTGAATGGCTCGTCCAGACGGTCGCCCATATGTACCACCACCGCGGGCAATTGCACGCCATGTTAGTCCACACTTATAAAAAAGACCCAGAAATCCTGTTGTTCGAGTAG
- a CDS encoding formate/nitrite transporter family protein: MANQENQQEADVNENNDSNQKIDRPGRQFYIPSQIVDEFGEKGRDHLNKPFRAQFLLALTAGSFMTFGAVFSILLAVGVETKGVYHLLSGLGFAAGYSMVFISGAVLFTEINVLLPSYLFNKAGLMKTNIYKFWLSSYIGNIIGAFLVAVLIQWSGSFASTFYPELEMYLDHKMKFMDHGVKGWFQVLISGVLANWLIGMAAFLTTSARDLTGKILGTTLPVVLFVAGNFQHSAANMGYFSMGFLASDKYTWYEYIFFNLVPASIGNLIGGAILVSLLFSYAYKEDIQTSLGRNKNKKGAKQ, translated from the coding sequence GTGGCAAATCAGGAAAACCAGCAGGAAGCAGATGTAAATGAAAACAATGATTCAAATCAGAAAATAGATCGTCCGGGACGTCAATTTTATATTCCGTCCCAAATTGTAGATGAATTTGGTGAAAAGGGAAGGGATCACTTAAATAAGCCTTTTCGCGCTCAATTTTTACTCGCACTGACGGCGGGATCTTTTATGACATTCGGAGCCGTCTTTTCCATACTTCTTGCCGTTGGAGTTGAGACGAAAGGTGTCTATCACCTTTTATCCGGGCTTGGGTTCGCGGCAGGGTACTCGATGGTCTTCATATCAGGGGCCGTCCTTTTTACGGAAATCAATGTTCTTTTACCCTCGTATTTGTTTAATAAGGCAGGGTTGATGAAAACGAACATCTATAAATTCTGGTTGTCCTCCTACATCGGAAATATTATTGGAGCCTTTCTGGTAGCTGTACTGATCCAGTGGTCCGGCTCATTCGCCAGTACATTTTATCCTGAACTTGAAATGTATTTAGATCATAAAATGAAATTCATGGACCATGGGGTCAAAGGGTGGTTTCAGGTTCTGATATCCGGTGTACTTGCCAACTGGCTCATCGGAATGGCGGCCTTTCTGACAACCTCTGCCAGGGATTTAACTGGTAAAATCCTCGGAACCACCTTACCTGTCGTTCTTTTTGTAGCAGGGAATTTCCAGCACAGTGCTGCTAATATGGGATACTTCAGTATGGGATTTTTAGCTTCTGATAAATACACTTGGTATGAATATATCTTTTTTAACCTTGTACCTGCCAGTATCGGAAACCTTATTGGAGGGGCGATATTGGTTTCCTTATTGTTCTCTTATGCATACAAAGAGGACATTCAAACCTCCTTGGGAAGAAATAAGAATAAGAAGGGGGCTAAACAATGA
- a CDS encoding DUF4064 domain-containing protein, giving the protein MKRTVEIVLTIIGIVLFGLPVLLSGVLLNSADNPQIQQEIENFMNSPEVQMEGEMSSTDMTQMFEMMGSFAMFVLIASLIAIGLGILAAVFLKGNKKPKAAGIILIISAIIFTFATVFMGLFGGVAYLIAGIVALVRKPKKTATDEAISY; this is encoded by the coding sequence ATGAAACGTACGGTAGAAATCGTTCTTACCATCATCGGAATTGTTCTTTTTGGACTTCCTGTTCTGTTGAGTGGTGTATTGTTAAACTCTGCAGACAATCCGCAAATACAACAAGAAATTGAAAACTTCATGAATTCCCCGGAAGTGCAGATGGAAGGGGAAATGAGTTCCACAGATATGACCCAGATGTTCGAAATGATGGGATCATTCGCGATGTTCGTCTTGATCGCCTCTTTAATTGCGATCGGGTTAGGTATTCTGGCAGCTGTGTTCCTTAAAGGGAATAAGAAGCCAAAAGCAGCGGGCATCATTTTAATTATTTCCGCGATTATCTTTACGTTTGCGACTGTCTTTATGGGATTGTTCGGCGGCGTAGCGTATTTGATTGCCGGAATTGTTGCACTCGTCCGTAAACCGAAGAAGACCGCAACCGACGAAGCGATCAGCTATTAG
- a CDS encoding ABC transporter permease, protein MSNFFQLIKNEHMKLYNQKATWIMAILLVVSIIGIGALLKVDAGITGGEAPTGDNWKQELQQQNEQLMSAGEQPPEIEYPAYTNVEMNQYRIENDLKPTAYNGWDFVRDNRTFVALVSLFTIIVAAGITANEFRWGTIKLLLIRPISRSKFLLAKYVSVVLYAFTMLLALYILSFLVGSLLFGMDSFSQTYVYTQAGEVKDAGIFSFTVSQYLLSFVELIMMATFAFMIAAVFRNTSLAIGVSIFLMMAGSSIIVFFMEKEWAKYILFANTDLSQYMSGTPFVSGTSLGFSIAVLAVYYVLFMALAWGFFTKRDVAGA, encoded by the coding sequence TTGAGTAACTTTTTTCAACTGATCAAAAATGAACATATGAAGCTTTATAATCAAAAGGCGACGTGGATCATGGCTATTCTGTTAGTGGTTTCCATTATCGGAATAGGGGCTTTGCTTAAAGTCGATGCGGGCATTACGGGTGGAGAAGCTCCGACCGGTGACAATTGGAAACAGGAACTTCAGCAGCAGAATGAGCAATTGATGTCCGCGGGAGAACAGCCGCCAGAGATTGAGTACCCGGCATATACGAATGTTGAAATGAATCAATACCGCATTGAGAATGACCTGAAGCCAACGGCCTATAATGGTTGGGATTTTGTCCGTGACAACCGGACATTTGTCGCGCTGGTGAGTTTATTTACAATTATAGTTGCAGCAGGCATTACAGCCAATGAATTTCGCTGGGGTACAATCAAGCTCTTATTGATCCGTCCAATATCGAGGTCGAAGTTCTTGCTTGCGAAATATGTCTCCGTTGTCTTGTATGCGTTCACTATGCTTCTTGCCTTATACATCTTGTCCTTTTTAGTGGGATCTTTATTGTTTGGAATGGACAGCTTTTCACAGACGTATGTATATACTCAGGCTGGTGAAGTCAAAGATGCCGGTATCTTTTCATTTACTGTTTCACAATACTTATTGAGTTTTGTAGAATTAATTATGATGGCTACGTTCGCGTTCATGATCGCCGCTGTATTCAGGAATACATCTCTTGCTATCGGGGTGTCGATCTTCCTCATGATGGCTGGAAGCTCCATTATCGTTTTCTTCATGGAAAAAGAGTGGGCGAAATATATCTTGTTTGCAAATACGGACTTGAGCCAGTACATGTCCGGGACACCATTCGTATCAGGAACTTCTCTTGGGTTTTCCATTGCAGTTTTAGCGGTATATTATGTACTATTCATGGCTTTAGCATGGGGCTTTTTTACAAAACGTGACGTAGCAGGAGCATAA
- a CDS encoding LysM peptidoglycan-binding and 3D domain-containing protein, protein MKKTIVSLAAVASVSAVTATAVSADEIKVEKGDTLWGIAQNNGVSVNDIKEENGLNSNLIFPNQVLSINEGQNGNAQSQTSSSVHTVQSGDTLYSIGQANNVSVQELKAWNNLNSNLIYPGEKLTLDGAAVAEQSTSEKSSSNETAEAEQTSSQPAEDGVVKTLNMEATAYTAFCEGCSGITSTGIDLRANPDQKVIAVDPNVIPLGSEVYVEGYGKAIAGDIGGAIQGNRIDVFMADRSDALDFGRKSVEVKVYE, encoded by the coding sequence ATGAAAAAAACAATTGTTTCTTTGGCGGCGGTCGCATCGGTTTCGGCAGTAACAGCAACAGCAGTAAGTGCAGATGAAATTAAAGTAGAAAAGGGAGATACTCTTTGGGGCATTGCTCAAAACAATGGAGTATCTGTGAATGATATAAAAGAAGAGAACGGTTTGAACTCTAATCTGATTTTCCCTAATCAAGTCCTTTCTATCAATGAAGGACAAAACGGAAATGCTCAATCCCAAACTTCCAGCAGCGTCCACACGGTTCAATCCGGTGACACGCTTTATAGCATTGGACAAGCAAATAACGTAAGCGTTCAGGAACTGAAAGCTTGGAACAACCTTAACTCCAATCTGATCTATCCTGGAGAGAAGCTAACTCTTGATGGAGCAGCAGTTGCAGAACAGTCCACATCTGAAAAGAGCTCAAGCAATGAAACAGCAGAAGCAGAGCAGACATCCAGCCAGCCAGCTGAAGATGGCGTGGTTAAAACGTTGAACATGGAAGCTACCGCTTATACTGCATTTTGTGAAGGTTGCTCTGGTATAACTTCAACAGGAATTGACCTGAGAGCAAATCCAGATCAAAAAGTTATTGCCGTAGACCCGAACGTGATTCCATTAGGTTCTGAAGTTTATGTAGAAGGCTATGGTAAAGCGATCGCCGGTGATATCGGCGGTGCAATCCAAGGCAACCGTATCGATGTATTCATGGCAGATCGTTCTGATGCTCTTGACTTCGGACGTAAGAGTGTAGAAGTAAAAGTATATGAATAA
- a CDS encoding class I SAM-dependent methyltransferase, protein MVGEAAIKDSRIPKPYSEKHMDKTFAHPQYRVDLRRYSEKEYNKFVRVNTVSDWSLLSWKDVGKPFEVKNYSKERTEWEQENDQMMDPHTSWTYFNKSFHEWFIKDIPQEKSIGKEQFIRSLSSFKPGQVKQAIGNLVQLQLWNYVHRIQDGIWDPRGKRALFEGLHVDRPRILFLGAAEGYEAMQLGAMYPGTEIIMVDYDEFCKTTRFGEFPEHYPFLGENPKTGQWKVTYKDELNIEYVVDDIRNLEFGREFDIVLSVGLLEHFPDEYKPEVADWHRRFLKEGGYAILTTPRNQLRSRLYYHVMADVMNHTYRELMTVEQMGLYMYEAGFDILRHGYIKVHNGLICRPR, encoded by the coding sequence ATGGTAGGGGAAGCTGCTATCAAGGATTCGAGGATACCCAAGCCTTATAGTGAAAAGCATATGGACAAAACGTTTGCCCATCCACAATATCGCGTCGACCTTAGACGGTATTCAGAGAAAGAGTATAACAAGTTTGTTCGTGTAAACACGGTATCTGATTGGTCCCTTTTGTCATGGAAAGATGTGGGTAAACCTTTTGAAGTCAAGAATTACTCCAAAGAACGGACAGAATGGGAGCAAGAGAATGATCAAATGATGGACCCGCACACTTCATGGACTTATTTCAATAAATCCTTTCATGAGTGGTTCATTAAAGATATCCCGCAGGAAAAGAGCATTGGTAAAGAACAGTTCATCCGAAGTCTCTCTTCATTTAAGCCTGGGCAAGTTAAACAAGCGATAGGTAACCTTGTTCAATTGCAGTTATGGAATTATGTTCATAGAATCCAGGATGGAATCTGGGATCCCCGCGGGAAAAGGGCACTTTTCGAAGGGTTACATGTAGATCGCCCACGCATTCTCTTTCTAGGAGCTGCGGAAGGTTATGAAGCGATGCAGCTTGGAGCCATGTATCCAGGAACAGAAATTATCATGGTGGATTACGATGAGTTTTGCAAGACGACACGGTTTGGCGAATTTCCTGAACATTATCCTTTCTTAGGTGAAAATCCTAAAACAGGACAATGGAAAGTCACCTATAAAGACGAATTAAATATTGAATATGTGGTTGACGATATACGCAATCTTGAATTCGGAAGAGAATTCGATATCGTCCTTTCCGTCGGTCTGTTGGAACATTTTCCTGATGAGTACAAGCCGGAAGTGGCTGACTGGCACCGGCGCTTTTTGAAGGAAGGCGGCTATGCAATTCTGACCACCCCACGGAACCAACTTCGATCCCGTCTTTATTATCATGTCATGGCCGATGTGATGAATCATACTTACCGGGAACTCATGACTGTAGAACAGATGGGACTCTATATGTATGAAGCAGGATTCGACATCCTGAGACACGGCTACATCAAAGTGCATAACGGGCTTATTTGCCGCCCGCGATAA
- a CDS encoding ABC transporter ATP-binding protein, translated as MAEPVMQLKNVRKTIGKKTIIKGLNFDIYGGEVFGFLGPNGAGKTTTIRMMVGLMKMTDGDVIIQGESVQNNFKGAIRHVGGIVENPEMYPFMSGWKNLVHYARMMPGVTEERIKEVVKLVGLEKRMKEKVGKYSLGMRQRLGIAQALLHKPSILILDEPTNGLDPSGIREIRAYIRRLAKEEGVAVIVSSHILSEMEMMCDRIGIIKNGELISIQTVQDALQQTEEKEVSIEATPVDQTMVALKEMTGKDVSLKEELLTFTVEKEKIPTVVADLVQKGIQIYSVNVNRSTLEDKFLNLIGEGAIE; from the coding sequence ATGGCGGAGCCAGTTATGCAGTTGAAGAATGTCAGGAAGACAATTGGCAAAAAAACGATTATTAAAGGTTTAAATTTTGATATATACGGAGGGGAAGTGTTTGGTTTTCTTGGGCCTAACGGTGCAGGGAAAACAACAACAATCCGGATGATGGTCGGGTTGATGAAAATGACGGATGGGGATGTGATCATCCAAGGGGAGAGTGTACAGAACAACTTTAAAGGAGCTATCCGTCACGTAGGCGGAATCGTGGAAAATCCTGAAATGTATCCTTTCATGAGCGGGTGGAAAAATCTCGTTCATTACGCCCGTATGATGCCCGGAGTGACGGAGGAACGCATAAAGGAAGTCGTCAAGCTTGTAGGATTAGAAAAAAGGATGAAGGAAAAAGTAGGGAAATACTCGCTTGGGATGCGTCAGCGCCTTGGAATTGCTCAGGCTTTATTACATAAACCATCCATCCTCATTCTTGATGAACCAACAAACGGGTTGGATCCGTCCGGAATCAGGGAAATACGTGCGTACATCCGGAGGCTGGCAAAGGAAGAAGGAGTAGCTGTGATTGTGTCGAGTCACATTCTTTCTGAAATGGAGATGATGTGTGATCGGATCGGTATCATAAAAAATGGAGAATTGATTTCCATACAGACCGTTCAGGATGCCCTGCAGCAAACGGAGGAAAAGGAAGTATCGATTGAAGCGACGCCTGTGGATCAAACGATGGTTGCTCTTAAAGAAATGACTGGCAAGGATGTGAGCCTTAAGGAAGAGCTCCTGACTTTCACAGTGGAAAAAGAAAAAATTCCGACCGTTGTTGCAGACTTAGTACAAAAAGGGATTCAAATCTACAGTGTCAACGTCAACCGCTCAACGCTTGAAGATAAATTCTTGAATTTGATTGGAGAGGGAGCCATTGAGTAA
- a CDS encoding conserved virulence factor C family protein, whose product MKIVSIEPTPSPNSMKINLNETLPDGETHNYKKDDERKGAPDFVQHLFEIEGVKGLYHVTDFIALERNARVSWEAILPEVRKVFGSEQAEDASLQKQEEPDEHFGEVRVFVQMFRGLPMQVKLEEGEEETRVGLPERFMEAAMKAAPASPNMIMERKWVEQNPRYGDVAEIGEQVKEELSASYDDERLESLVKQAFDQELVDVEPKEEKTKVSLETLDHDDWKVRYAALDRMDPTAEDYRLLDKALDDEKASIRRLATAYLGMIEELETLPYLYKALNDKSVTVRRTAGDCISDLGFKEAMPKMMESLSDSNKLVRWRAAMYLYELGDETALPALKEAADDPEFEVRLQINMAIERIEGGEEAKGSVWHQMTQATKKKQQ is encoded by the coding sequence GTGAAAATCGTATCCATTGAACCGACACCAAGTCCGAATTCAATGAAGATTAATTTAAACGAAACCTTGCCGGACGGCGAGACTCACAATTATAAAAAAGACGATGAACGCAAAGGTGCGCCTGACTTTGTCCAGCATCTTTTTGAAATTGAAGGTGTTAAAGGCCTTTACCACGTGACTGACTTCATCGCACTAGAAAGAAATGCACGTGTTTCATGGGAAGCGATTCTCCCAGAAGTAAGGAAGGTTTTCGGATCGGAACAAGCCGAAGATGCATCTTTACAAAAACAGGAAGAACCGGATGAACATTTCGGGGAAGTCCGTGTGTTCGTGCAGATGTTCCGCGGCCTGCCGATGCAAGTAAAACTTGAGGAAGGCGAAGAGGAAACGCGTGTAGGACTTCCTGAACGTTTCATGGAAGCAGCTATGAAAGCAGCTCCCGCTTCTCCGAACATGATCATGGAGCGTAAGTGGGTGGAGCAGAACCCGCGCTATGGTGACGTGGCTGAAATTGGGGAACAGGTAAAAGAAGAACTTTCGGCAAGTTATGACGACGAACGACTGGAATCTCTTGTTAAACAAGCGTTTGACCAAGAATTGGTTGATGTCGAACCAAAGGAAGAAAAGACGAAAGTCAGCTTAGAAACGCTGGATCATGACGATTGGAAAGTTCGCTATGCGGCTTTAGACCGAATGGATCCGACAGCAGAGGACTATCGCCTGCTTGATAAAGCCCTGGATGATGAGAAGGCATCAATCAGACGTCTCGCGACCGCCTACCTTGGTATGATTGAAGAACTTGAAACACTCCCGTATCTCTACAAGGCGCTCAATGATAAATCAGTCACTGTACGACGAACAGCGGGCGATTGCATTTCGGACCTCGGCTTTAAAGAGGCTATGCCAAAAATGATGGAGTCACTTTCTGATTCCAACAAACTCGTTCGTTGGCGTGCAGCAATGTACTTGTATGAACTTGGCGATGAGACCGCCCTCCCTGCCTTGAAAGAAGCTGCTGATGATCCGGAATTTGAAGTTCGTCTGCAGATCAATATGGCCATCGAAAGAATTGAAGGCGGCGAAGAAGCTAAAGGATCCGTCTGGCACCAAATGACTCAAGCGACTAAGAAAAAACAACAATAG
- a CDS encoding SDR family NAD(P)-dependent oxidoreductase: protein MNIFSGEALKGEHILVTGATGGIGYETAKEIVRAGGQVTITGRNEEKLASLKEECATTINGEMKVFISTADLNDETDRVNVVRDARQAIGPVTGLVNSAGVIGGGPLEDLKEEDLRKVMELNYFSSVLFTQEVYKDMKVNGRGSIVNLSSLSGLRGTHSGTAYSASKFAITGFTQSFAHEAIEHGVRVNAVCPGYVDTAMGQEAIRAKGEREGRSYEEQRKAAEQGIPSGKLSTPDEVARSIVYLLSEASTNIVGESLKISGGSVMR, encoded by the coding sequence ATGAACATATTTTCTGGCGAAGCATTAAAAGGCGAACACATTCTCGTGACAGGGGCGACAGGTGGGATTGGATATGAAACTGCTAAGGAAATCGTCCGTGCTGGAGGTCAAGTGACTATTACAGGCAGGAACGAGGAGAAACTGGCCTCATTAAAAGAGGAATGTGCTACGACGATAAATGGAGAAATGAAAGTTTTTATAAGCACTGCTGATTTAAACGATGAAACGGATCGTGTAAACGTAGTGCGAGACGCCAGGCAGGCGATAGGTCCTGTGACAGGACTTGTCAATTCGGCTGGTGTCATAGGTGGAGGTCCGCTGGAAGATCTAAAAGAGGAAGACTTACGTAAAGTGATGGAGCTCAACTATTTTTCATCCGTCCTTTTCACCCAGGAAGTCTATAAAGATATGAAAGTCAATGGGAGAGGGAGCATCGTCAATTTATCTTCCCTCTCTGGATTAAGAGGTACACATTCCGGTACAGCTTACAGCGCTTCGAAATTTGCGATTACAGGCTTCACACAGTCTTTCGCTCATGAAGCCATTGAACATGGTGTTCGTGTCAACGCCGTCTGCCCCGGCTACGTAGATACAGCGATGGGGCAAGAAGCTATTCGTGCAAAAGGGGAAAGAGAAGGAAGAAGTTATGAAGAACAAAGGAAAGCAGCTGAACAAGGGATTCCTTCAGGAAAGCTGAGTACCCCAGATGAAGTGGCGAGATCCATTGTCTACCTATTATCAGAGGCATCGACCAATATTGTTGGAGAATCTTTGAAAATATCTGGAGGCAGCGTCATGCGATAA
- a CDS encoding BrxA/BrxB family bacilliredoxin — protein sequence MNPYEAYMKEISQPMRDELTNAGFTELTTPEEVDTFISETKGTSLVVINSVCGCAAGLARPSARESLNNEKHPENLVTVFAGQDREATSRMRDYLEGYEPSSPSMALLKDGQVLHFIPREEIEDYEVEEIVANLTNAYNQYC from the coding sequence ATGAATCCATATGAAGCGTATATGAAAGAAATCTCCCAGCCGATGCGTGATGAATTGACGAACGCAGGCTTCACAGAATTGACAACCCCTGAAGAAGTGGACACATTTATCAGCGAAACGAAAGGAACATCCCTTGTGGTCATCAACTCCGTCTGTGGATGTGCAGCTGGACTGGCCCGCCCTTCAGCCCGTGAATCGCTCAACAATGAAAAACATCCTGAAAATCTCGTAACTGTATTCGCCGGCCAGGATCGTGAAGCAACATCACGCATGCGTGACTATTTGGAAGGCTATGAGCCATCCTCGCCTTCCATGGCTCTTTTGAAAGATGGACAGGTTCTCCACTTCATCCCTCGTGAAGAAATTGAGGATTATGAAGTCGAAGAAATTGTAGCCAACCTCACGAACGCTTATAACCAATATTGTTAA